One Salinimonas marina DNA segment encodes these proteins:
- a CDS encoding PQQ-dependent sugar dehydrogenase, producing the protein MTMRKNSLTKRLATLLPGVFVLCGAQADEHKQTDATQIQVTQLAEGLANPWGMTFLPDGDMLITERAGDIRRYSFDNGLSKPLANVPEVDAVNQGGMLDVVLDPEFADNQTIYFCYAKAGDQGRSSAVSKATLKNNSLTNVETIFVAEPLVDNGFHFGCRLAFDRQQHLYVSLGDRNDYMDEAQNTDNHFGTVVRIHKDGSVPESNPFVDGDAPEIFTYGHRNVQGLTVHPQTGEIWAMEHGPRGGDEVNVLSKGNNYGWPVITYGIDYDGSVISDKTHQEGMEQPWVYWDPSIAPSGMAFYTGDAFKDWQGDLLVGSLKFTHLRRIDIKEGKPGEQHEYLRDNSARIRDVEVGPDGLIYLLTDAPDGKLLQLSPAK; encoded by the coding sequence ATGACTATGCGTAAAAATTCGCTTACCAAACGCCTGGCAACCTTGTTGCCAGGCGTTTTTGTGCTATGTGGAGCTCAGGCTGATGAGCATAAACAGACTGACGCTACCCAGATTCAGGTAACCCAGCTTGCCGAAGGCCTGGCCAACCCCTGGGGCATGACCTTTTTGCCCGATGGCGATATGCTGATTACCGAACGTGCTGGCGATATCCGTCGGTATTCGTTTGACAATGGTCTGAGTAAACCTCTGGCTAATGTCCCTGAAGTAGATGCGGTCAACCAGGGCGGGATGCTTGATGTAGTGTTGGATCCTGAGTTTGCTGATAATCAGACTATTTACTTTTGCTATGCCAAAGCAGGGGACCAGGGTCGCAGCAGCGCCGTATCCAAGGCGACACTTAAAAATAATAGCCTGACCAATGTCGAAACCATTTTTGTCGCCGAACCACTGGTCGACAATGGTTTTCATTTTGGTTGCCGCTTAGCCTTTGACCGTCAGCAACATTTGTATGTGTCGCTGGGTGATCGCAACGACTACATGGATGAAGCTCAAAACACGGATAATCATTTTGGCACAGTGGTTCGCATTCACAAAGATGGCTCGGTTCCTGAGTCAAACCCTTTTGTTGATGGCGACGCGCCAGAGATTTTTACCTATGGGCACCGTAATGTCCAGGGACTTACCGTACACCCGCAAACCGGTGAAATCTGGGCGATGGAACATGGTCCCAGAGGGGGTGATGAAGTTAATGTGCTTAGCAAAGGGAACAACTACGGCTGGCCGGTGATCACCTATGGTATCGATTATGACGGCAGCGTGATTTCGGATAAAACCCATCAGGAAGGCATGGAACAGCCCTGGGTTTACTGGGACCCGTCTATTGCTCCTAGCGGCATGGCGTTTTATACCGGCGATGCATTCAAAGACTGGCAAGGCGATCTGCTGGTGGGGTCCCTGAAGTTTACCCATCTACGTCGTATCGATATTAAAGAGGGTAAACCCGGTGAACAACATGAATACCTGCGGGACAACAGCGCGCGTATCCGGGATGTTGAGGTAGGGCCTGACGGGCTTATTTACCTGCTTACCGATGCGCCGGACGGCAAATTATTGCAGCTGTCCCCCGCTAAGTAA
- a CDS encoding Dps family protein yields the protein MSKIDIGISEDDRNTVAEGLKKLLADSYTLYLQTHNFHWNVTGPQFRELHLMFEEHYTELAEAVDDIAERIRTLDVVAPGTYKTLSELSSIEEVEGVPEATEMVRLLTHGHEQVVKTCRDALKKAQDADDESSVALISDRMRVHEKTAWMLRALLPK from the coding sequence ATGAGTAAGATTGATATCGGTATTTCAGAAGATGACCGTAATACAGTAGCGGAAGGTTTGAAGAAGCTGCTGGCCGATTCTTATACCCTGTATCTGCAAACCCACAATTTCCACTGGAATGTCACAGGCCCTCAATTTCGCGAGCTGCACCTGATGTTCGAAGAGCATTACACGGAACTGGCTGAAGCGGTGGATGACATTGCTGAACGTATTCGCACGCTGGATGTGGTGGCACCAGGCACCTACAAAACCTTGTCTGAGCTTAGCTCCATTGAAGAAGTTGAAGGTGTGCCAGAGGCTACCGAAATGGTACGTTTACTTACCCATGGCCACGAGCAGGTGGTCAAAACTTGTCGCGATGCCCTGAAAAAAGCGCAGGACGCTGATGATGAATCCTCGGTTGCCCTGATTTCTGATCGTATGCGGGTGCATGAAAAAACGGCGTGGATGTTACGTGCCCTTCTTCCTAAATAA
- a CDS encoding copper chaperone PCu(A)C, which produces MLRACSVIASVWLCSSLLTGAYASQPASAIEFERPYFAAGFDLATTAAGYARLHNLTNTHVHITHISVPEHIAKGASLHRSVSADNMVKMQKLADGLTLKPDAQLTFETGGYHVMLHNLTRPLEVGTKVPVTFHFRAQRSQQVNFSVHQLDNGGHQHHHE; this is translated from the coding sequence ATGTTGCGTGCGTGTTCAGTAATTGCCTCTGTTTGGTTATGCAGTTCACTGCTCACCGGTGCTTATGCCTCTCAGCCTGCTTCGGCGATCGAATTTGAGCGGCCTTATTTTGCGGCGGGCTTTGACTTAGCCACCACGGCCGCGGGCTATGCCAGGCTTCACAATCTTACCAATACACATGTCCATATTACCCATATCAGCGTGCCGGAACATATTGCTAAGGGCGCCTCGTTACACCGCAGCGTATCTGCTGACAATATGGTGAAAATGCAGAAACTAGCCGACGGCTTAACCCTGAAGCCTGATGCCCAGCTGACATTTGAAACCGGTGGCTATCATGTGATGTTGCATAACCTGACCCGGCCACTGGAGGTGGGCACCAAGGTGCCTGTAACCTTTCACTTTCGCGCGCAGCGCAGCCAGCAAGTAAATTTTAGTGTGCACCAGCTTGATAACGGTGGCCATCAGCACCATCATGAATAA
- a CDS encoding 5-(carboxyamino)imidazole ribonucleotide synthase encodes MRVLVYGAGQLAQMMYLAGAPLGIEVEAVDVSSDTVVHPVSKLPLDASLEQAIEAADALTVEFEHVPERLLEQAEKSNKLMPSMEAILVGADRVREKQLLETLQIPNCSHRIVTSLDELDACISALGDKLIIKASRDGYDGYGQWRLTSADQLEEIKQALDGLDLSAVPLVVEKMLSFERELSLIGVRSQNGDIKVYPIAENLHYQGQLHVSVAPAPKVDAALQQQAEDIFKRLADGMQYTGVLAVEMFQCGDQLLVNELAPRVHNSGHWTLTGSDTSQFENHLRAVTGLPLGDTGARSPAAMINIIGCGTFSRELLSIPGCHLHWYGKTVRDKRKMGHINLTAENYQMLGHKMQQLVAYVPGEAFPKLAEEAQKLSSWK; translated from the coding sequence ATGAGAGTACTGGTCTATGGCGCCGGTCAATTGGCGCAAATGATGTACCTGGCAGGCGCCCCGCTGGGTATTGAAGTGGAGGCGGTCGATGTCTCCAGCGATACGGTAGTGCATCCGGTCAGCAAGCTACCGCTGGATGCCAGTCTTGAACAGGCCATAGAAGCCGCAGATGCGTTAACCGTTGAGTTTGAACATGTACCAGAACGCTTGCTGGAGCAGGCCGAAAAAAGTAACAAACTGATGCCGTCTATGGAGGCTATCCTGGTCGGCGCAGACCGGGTTCGTGAAAAGCAGTTGCTGGAAACCCTCCAGATCCCGAACTGTAGTCATCGGATTGTTACCAGCCTGGATGAATTAGACGCCTGCATCAGTGCCCTGGGCGACAAGCTTATTATCAAAGCCAGCCGTGACGGTTACGACGGCTATGGGCAGTGGCGACTCACCAGTGCTGATCAGCTTGAGGAGATTAAACAGGCGCTGGATGGTCTGGATTTATCCGCGGTGCCGCTGGTCGTTGAAAAGATGCTGAGCTTTGAGCGCGAATTGTCGCTGATAGGTGTGCGCAGCCAGAACGGAGATATAAAAGTCTACCCCATCGCCGAGAATTTGCATTACCAGGGGCAGCTGCATGTTTCTGTGGCGCCGGCGCCGAAGGTTGATGCGGCCTTACAGCAACAGGCCGAGGATATCTTCAAACGGCTAGCAGATGGTATGCAATATACCGGAGTGCTGGCGGTTGAGATGTTCCAGTGCGGGGACCAACTGCTGGTTAACGAGCTGGCGCCCCGGGTCCATAACTCTGGTCACTGGACCCTTACCGGCAGTGATACCAGCCAGTTTGAAAACCATTTACGCGCGGTAACAGGTTTGCCTCTGGGCGATACCGGTGCCCGGTCACCGGCGGCGATGATCAACATCATCGGTTGTGGTACGTTCTCACGAGAACTGCTCAGTATTCCGGGCTGTCATCTGCACTGGTATGGCAAAACGGTGCGGGATAAACGAAAAATGGGTCATATCAATTTGACGGCCGAAAACTATCAAATGTTGGGTCATAAGATGCAGCAGCTGGTGGCATATGTTCCTGGCGAAGCATTTCCCAAACTGGCTGAAGAAGCTCAAAAACTCAGCAGTTGGAAGTAG
- a CDS encoding LysR family transcriptional regulator, which translates to MNNLTFRLLEVFQEVVDGGSVTAASNSLALSQPTVSLQLKKLSQIVGLPLLEQFNGKVHMTEAGEAVYLCAQEVLSSQAKLTTQVQALQGMETGALKLAAVTTAKYIAPPMLSAFCKAHPNIDVHFTVGNREQIAGRFKQNRDDVYIFSQPPEDVNIEATAFMDNKLVVIAPGDYNGPDYCTLHDLAGEKFLLRENGSGTRKAVDEYCTRQGFSFRDPMIIESNEAIRLSVASGLGLAILSEHTLAQSATDNIRVLNVQDFPICNSWYVVTRKNRPLSLTALAFKQSLLERIQ; encoded by the coding sequence ATGAATAATCTAACTTTTCGTTTACTGGAAGTGTTTCAGGAAGTGGTTGACGGCGGCTCTGTCACCGCGGCCTCGAATTCGCTGGCACTGTCGCAGCCTACGGTTTCACTGCAGTTAAAAAAACTTTCTCAAATTGTCGGGCTGCCTTTGTTAGAACAATTTAATGGCAAGGTGCATATGACCGAGGCCGGCGAGGCGGTGTATCTGTGCGCCCAGGAGGTACTGTCGTCACAGGCAAAGCTGACCACGCAGGTGCAGGCTTTACAGGGCATGGAAACCGGCGCGCTCAAACTGGCGGCAGTGACTACCGCTAAATATATCGCGCCGCCCATGCTGAGCGCGTTTTGTAAGGCGCACCCGAATATTGATGTACATTTTACCGTGGGCAATCGTGAGCAAATAGCCGGCCGCTTTAAACAAAATCGTGATGATGTGTATATTTTCAGCCAGCCTCCCGAAGATGTGAATATTGAGGCCACCGCTTTTATGGATAATAAGCTGGTAGTGATTGCACCTGGTGATTATAACGGACCCGATTACTGTACATTGCATGATCTGGCAGGGGAGAAGTTTTTGCTGCGTGAAAATGGCAGCGGTACCCGCAAAGCGGTAGATGAATACTGTACCCGACAGGGTTTCAGCTTTCGCGACCCCATGATCATTGAGTCGAATGAAGCCATTCGACTGTCGGTAGCCTCAGGCCTGGGCCTGGCGATATTATCTGAACACACCCTCGCCCAGAGCGCGACCGATAACATCCGGGTACTGAATGTGCAGGATTTCCCTATCTGTAATTCCTGGTATGTGGTGACCCGCAAAAACCGCCCCTTGAGCCTGACGGCACTGGCATTCAAGCAATCTTTACTGGAGCGTATCCAATGA
- the nhaA gene encoding Na+/H+ antiporter NhaA produces the protein MKLADEVQQLNEVVADFLKRESSAGIILMAATALALVVANSPLSPWYNQLIDLPVVIKAGDWGIEKPLLLWINDGLMAVFFFHVGLELKREVCEGELSNPKEMVLPAAGAIGGMAVPALIYVAVNWGDSTAMSGWAIPAATDIAFALGILALLGSRAPTSLKVFLVTLAIIDDIGAIAIIALFYTSNITETALIIAAICLAILAVMNRRGVIDIPSYILVGLVLWVALLKSGVHATLAGVVLAAFIPMRSARDPSYSPVTRLEHELNSAVSFAILPLFAFANAGIDFSAIRPEGILHPVTFGIFLGLFVGKQIGVFSFCYLVIKLKLAKLPAGLTLKHVYGCALLCGVGFTMSLFIGALAFEESGLNRIFDERVGILAGSLISAVAGYVVLYVVGRPPVKSAGDQVRES, from the coding sequence ATGAAACTGGCAGATGAAGTGCAGCAGCTAAACGAGGTTGTAGCTGACTTTCTCAAACGCGAATCTTCTGCAGGTATAATTTTAATGGCGGCCACGGCCCTGGCATTAGTGGTGGCCAACTCCCCCCTGTCGCCCTGGTATAATCAGCTTATTGACCTGCCCGTGGTTATCAAGGCCGGCGATTGGGGCATCGAAAAACCCCTGCTACTGTGGATTAACGATGGTCTGATGGCCGTCTTTTTCTTTCACGTGGGTTTAGAGCTAAAACGTGAAGTGTGCGAAGGGGAGCTGTCTAATCCTAAGGAAATGGTCCTGCCTGCTGCCGGAGCTATCGGTGGCATGGCCGTGCCGGCGCTTATTTATGTGGCAGTAAACTGGGGCGACAGTACTGCCATGTCGGGTTGGGCGATTCCGGCCGCCACCGATATTGCCTTTGCGCTGGGGATTTTAGCTTTGCTGGGCAGTCGTGCCCCTACCAGCCTGAAAGTGTTTTTAGTCACCCTGGCAATAATAGATGACATCGGTGCCATTGCCATTATTGCCTTGTTTTATACCAGCAACATTACCGAAACAGCGCTCATCATTGCGGCCATCTGTCTGGCGATACTGGCGGTCATGAATCGACGCGGGGTGATTGATATTCCTTCGTATATTCTGGTGGGGCTGGTCCTGTGGGTCGCGCTATTGAAATCGGGGGTGCATGCTACCCTGGCCGGGGTAGTCCTGGCCGCCTTCATCCCGATGCGCAGCGCCCGCGATCCCAGCTATTCGCCTGTTACCCGCTTAGAGCACGAACTCAACTCCGCGGTCAGCTTTGCGATTTTACCCTTGTTTGCCTTTGCCAATGCCGGTATTGATTTTAGCGCCATCCGCCCGGAGGGAATTTTACACCCGGTTACCTTTGGAATCTTTTTAGGTTTGTTTGTTGGTAAACAAATTGGCGTTTTTTCATTTTGTTATCTGGTGATCAAACTGAAACTGGCCAAATTGCCGGCGGGGCTGACACTTAAACATGTCTACGGCTGTGCCTTACTTTGTGGTGTGGGCTTCACCATGAGTCTGTTTATTGGGGCCCTGGCCTTTGAAGAGTCCGGTTTAAACCGTATTTTTGATGAACGGGTAGGCATTCTGGCCGGTTCGCTGATAAGCGCCGTGGCCGGTTATGTCGTGTTATATGTGGTGGGCCGGCCGCCGGTAAAAAGCGCCGGGGACCAGGTGCGGGAATCATAG
- the rho gene encoding transcription termination factor Rho has protein sequence MNLTELKNKPINELVALAEEMGLENMARARKQDIIFSILKTHAKGGEDIFGDGVLEILQDGFGFLRSADSSYLAGPDDIYVSPSQIRRFNLRTGDTIAGKIRPPKDSERYFALLKIREVNFDKPENSRNKILFENLTPLHASTRMRMERGNGSTEDITARVLDLASPIGKGQRGLIVAPPKAGKTLLLQNIAQSIAANQPECELMVLLIDERPEEVTEMHRLVQGEVVASTFDEPASRHVQVAEMVIEKAKRLVEHKKDVIILLDSITRLARAYNTVIPSSGKVLTGGVDANALHKPKRFFGAARNVEEGGSLTIIATALVDTGSKMDEVIYEEFKGTGNMEMHLHRKIAEKRVFPAIDFNRSGTRREELLTSQDELQKMWILRKIVHEMSEVDAIEFLINKLSMTKTNDEFFNAMKRQKS, from the coding sequence ATGAATTTAACTGAACTGAAGAATAAACCAATCAATGAATTGGTTGCCCTGGCCGAAGAAATGGGCCTGGAAAATATGGCGCGAGCCAGAAAGCAAGATATCATTTTTTCTATCCTAAAAACTCACGCCAAAGGCGGAGAAGATATATTCGGCGACGGTGTTCTGGAGATTCTTCAGGATGGCTTTGGGTTTTTACGCTCGGCCGACTCGTCTTATTTAGCAGGACCAGATGATATTTATGTCTCTCCCAGCCAAATTCGCCGATTTAATCTGCGAACTGGCGATACCATTGCCGGAAAAATCAGGCCGCCAAAAGACAGCGAGCGCTATTTTGCTCTGCTGAAAATTCGCGAAGTCAATTTTGACAAGCCTGAGAATTCGCGTAACAAAATATTGTTTGAAAACCTGACGCCGCTACATGCTTCTACTCGCATGCGAATGGAGCGTGGTAATGGTTCTACCGAAGATATTACCGCTCGGGTGTTGGATCTGGCTTCCCCTATCGGTAAAGGTCAGCGTGGTCTGATTGTCGCGCCGCCCAAGGCTGGTAAAACGCTGTTACTTCAGAATATTGCGCAGTCTATTGCGGCCAATCAGCCGGAATGTGAACTGATGGTATTGCTGATTGATGAGCGGCCGGAAGAAGTCACCGAGATGCATCGTCTGGTACAAGGTGAAGTTGTTGCTTCTACCTTTGATGAGCCTGCCAGCCGTCACGTCCAGGTCGCCGAAATGGTGATTGAAAAAGCCAAACGTCTGGTTGAGCACAAAAAAGATGTCATCATCCTGCTTGACTCCATCACGCGTCTGGCTCGTGCCTACAACACCGTCATCCCTTCATCGGGTAAAGTTCTGACCGGTGGTGTCGATGCCAACGCCCTGCATAAGCCAAAACGCTTCTTCGGTGCCGCTCGTAATGTCGAAGAAGGTGGCAGCCTGACCATTATTGCTACCGCCCTGGTGGATACCGGTTCTAAAATGGACGAGGTTATTTACGAAGAGTTTAAAGGTACCGGTAATATGGAGATGCATCTGCATCGTAAAATTGCTGAAAAACGGGTATTCCCGGCCATTGACTTTAATCGCTCCGGGACGCGTCGTGAAGAATTGCTGACCAGTCAGGATGAACTGCAAAAAATGTGGATTTTACGCAAAATTGTGCATGAAATGTCTGAAGTGGATGCCATCGAATTTTTGATAAATAAATTATCGATGACCAAAACCAATGATGAGTTTTTCAATGCCATGAAGCGTCAGAAAAGCTAA
- the trxA gene encoding thioredoxin TrxA has protein sequence MSDKIIQLTDDKFEADVINAENPVLVDFWAEWCGPCKMIAPILEEVASEFEGKLTVGKLNVDENNETPPKYGIRGIPTLLLFKGGNVAATKVGALSKAQLTEFLNENL, from the coding sequence ATGAGCGACAAAATTATCCAGTTAACTGACGACAAGTTTGAAGCAGATGTAATCAATGCTGAAAATCCTGTGCTGGTAGACTTCTGGGCTGAGTGGTGCGGCCCTTGTAAAATGATCGCACCGATCTTGGAAGAAGTAGCTTCCGAGTTTGAAGGCAAGTTAACAGTTGGTAAGTTGAATGTCGATGAAAATAATGAAACACCGCCAAAATACGGTATTCGTGGCATTCCTACACTGCTGCTGTTTAAAGGCGGTAATGTAGCAGCTACCAAAGTAGGGGCATTATCAAAAGCTCAGTTAACCGAATTCCTGAACGAAAATCTGTAA
- the rhlB gene encoding ATP-dependent RNA helicase RhlB — translation MQTTHLTETNFSDLPVNSKVLDALKAANFTHCTPIQALALPPLLEGLDIAGQAQTGTGKTIAFLVATFHYLLSNTQENTSTSKGPRAIIMAPTRELAMQIYNDAKPLSEHTGLSLGLIYGGEGYQSQREVLEEGVDIMIGTTGRILDYYKQNIFTLNNIQVAVLDEADRMFDLGFIKDIRYLFNRMPPAANRLSMLFSATLSYRVQELAYEHMNNPTHVQVEPETKTAKRVSEELFYPSDDDKMRLLLTLMEEEWPDRAIVFANTKHTCEKVNDWLEADGHRVGLLSGDVPQKKRMSILDEFTKGQLDILVATDVAARGLHIDAVSHVFNYDLPDDAEDYVHRIGRTGRAGRSGIAISFACEKYALNLPAIEQYIQHPISVTDYDRTALLEDVKPPKARPRKRTPNARNSNRRGRGRGNNSKPSPAKKN, via the coding sequence ATGCAAACAACTCATTTAACCGAAACAAATTTTTCCGATCTGCCTGTCAATTCAAAAGTGCTTGATGCACTTAAAGCAGCTAATTTTACCCATTGTACACCGATTCAGGCGTTGGCATTACCCCCTTTGTTAGAAGGGTTGGATATTGCCGGACAAGCCCAGACCGGCACGGGTAAAACTATTGCTTTTTTGGTGGCAACATTTCACTACCTGCTTTCCAATACCCAGGAAAACACGTCTACCTCAAAAGGTCCACGCGCTATCATTATGGCTCCAACTCGCGAACTCGCGATGCAGATCTATAATGACGCGAAGCCCCTTAGCGAACATACGGGTTTATCGCTTGGATTGATATATGGGGGTGAAGGATATCAAAGTCAACGTGAAGTGCTAGAAGAAGGTGTAGATATCATGATCGGCACAACCGGCCGTATCCTTGATTACTATAAACAAAATATCTTCACGCTTAACAATATCCAGGTAGCGGTACTGGATGAAGCCGATCGCATGTTCGATTTAGGCTTTATCAAAGACATCCGTTATTTATTCAACCGGATGCCACCGGCGGCCAATCGATTAAGCATGCTGTTTTCTGCCACGTTGAGCTACCGGGTACAGGAGTTGGCTTATGAGCATATGAACAACCCAACTCATGTGCAGGTTGAGCCAGAAACCAAAACCGCCAAGCGGGTCTCTGAAGAGCTGTTTTATCCGTCTGATGACGATAAAATGCGGCTGCTGCTGACGTTAATGGAAGAAGAATGGCCCGACCGTGCGATTGTGTTTGCCAACACCAAGCATACCTGTGAAAAGGTTAACGACTGGCTGGAAGCCGATGGGCACCGGGTGGGCTTATTAAGCGGGGATGTACCGCAGAAAAAACGCATGAGCATTCTGGACGAGTTCACCAAAGGCCAGCTGGATATTCTGGTGGCCACGGATGTGGCTGCGCGTGGATTGCATATTGATGCAGTATCTCATGTTTTCAACTATGATTTACCTGATGATGCCGAAGACTATGTGCACCGTATTGGCCGTACTGGCCGAGCTGGCAGAAGCGGCATCGCCATCAGTTTCGCCTGTGAAAAATATGCGTTGAATTTACCGGCTATTGAACAGTATATTCAGCATCCAATTTCGGTCACCGACTACGATCGCACGGCGCTGCTTGAGGATGTGAAGCCACCGAAGGCGCGGCCTCGCAAACGCACGCCAAATGCCCGCAACTCGAATCGTCGCGGTCGTGGCCGGGGTAATAACAGTAAGCCTTCACCAGCCAAGAAAAATTGA
- a CDS encoding Ppx/GppA phosphatase family protein — translation MQPEIQHDTLVHSEYYAAVDLGSNSFHMVIVHVVNGSVQIIGKVKQKVRLAGGLNDKLELDDISMERGWQCLQTFAERLQDIPASNIRVVATATLRLAVNAQTFISKAESILNHKLNVITGEEEARQIYLGVAYTSANQGNSLVIDIGGASTEIIIGNDMQPIHLKSLDMGCVTFMERYFKAGQLTADNFALAKQQANKLIDDVAEAFLCFDFHNCLGASGTPQAITEILVAQNISDAIRLDYLYDLEQQCIACGAIDKLDIKGLDESRKPIFPSGLAILICLFERLNIDTMNISGGALREGLIYGMLDNLQDNDRRAQTLNQAVRRYHIEKSHAETVRGMALNLCHQMCRQAEICHLDTEAVLGAAAMLHEIGLHIEYKKHHEHGAYILSHIDMPGYTRLQREAIRDLVLCHRLTINPAVFDNYHEEVRPMLLALVRILRIATVLCLRRQNKHVPEAALEVDGHRWLLRLPEGWLASHPLINAELANESWLQHRAGWQLNCQ, via the coding sequence ATGCAGCCAGAAATCCAGCACGACACACTGGTCCACAGCGAGTACTATGCCGCGGTTGATTTAGGTTCAAACAGTTTTCATATGGTCATTGTGCATGTCGTCAATGGCAGTGTGCAGATTATCGGTAAGGTCAAACAAAAAGTGCGACTTGCCGGCGGTTTGAATGACAAGCTGGAACTGGATGACATCAGTATGGAGCGCGGCTGGCAGTGTCTGCAAACCTTCGCTGAACGTTTGCAAGACATTCCCGCGTCTAACATCCGGGTGGTGGCCACGGCCACCTTGCGGCTGGCGGTAAATGCCCAAACCTTTATCAGTAAAGCCGAAAGCATTTTAAATCATAAACTAAACGTGATTACCGGCGAAGAAGAAGCCCGCCAGATTTATCTGGGGGTGGCTTACACTTCTGCCAATCAGGGCAATTCCCTGGTCATTGATATTGGTGGTGCCAGCACCGAAATTATTATTGGTAACGACATGCAGCCCATCCACCTGAAAAGTCTGGATATGGGCTGTGTTACGTTTATGGAACGTTACTTCAAAGCAGGCCAGCTGACGGCCGATAACTTTGCGCTGGCCAAACAGCAGGCTAATAAGCTGATTGATGACGTCGCCGAGGCCTTTTTATGTTTTGACTTTCATAATTGTCTGGGGGCATCGGGTACCCCCCAGGCCATTACCGAAATACTGGTGGCGCAAAATATCAGTGATGCCATCCGCCTGGATTATTTGTATGACCTTGAGCAACAATGTATTGCTTGCGGCGCTATCGATAAGCTGGATATAAAAGGGTTAGACGAAAGCCGTAAGCCTATTTTCCCCAGCGGTTTGGCCATCCTGATTTGTCTGTTTGAGCGGTTAAATATCGACACCATGAATATCTCAGGCGGCGCCCTGCGCGAAGGTCTGATCTACGGTATGCTGGACAATCTGCAAGACAATGACCGACGCGCGCAAACCTTAAATCAGGCGGTTCGGCGTTATCACATCGAAAAATCTCATGCCGAAACGGTACGGGGCATGGCCCTGAATTTGTGTCATCAAATGTGTCGGCAGGCTGAGATTTGTCATCTGGATACCGAAGCGGTATTAGGCGCTGCGGCGATGTTGCATGAAATTGGTCTGCACATCGAATACAAAAAACATCACGAGCACGGGGCGTATATTTTGTCGCATATCGACATGCCCGGCTACACGCGTTTGCAACGTGAAGCAATTCGGGACCTGGTCTTGTGCCACCGACTAACAATTAATCCCGCGGTGTTTGACAATTACCATGAAGAAGTACGGCCGATGCTACTGGCACTGGTGCGTATTTTACGTATTGCTACGGTATTGTGTTTACGCCGTCAGAACAAGCATGTGCCCGAAGCGGCGCTGGAGGTTGATGGCCACCGCTGGCTGTTGCGGCTGCCAGAAGGCTGGCTGGCCTCGCACCCCCTGATTAATGCCGAACTGGCTAACGAAAGCTGGTTACAGCACCGGGCAGGTTGGCAACTGAACTGCCAGTAA